One window of Sphingobacteriales bacterium genomic DNA carries:
- a CDS encoding YceI family protein: MKNQVILVAFLLVSSASIFAQSKYFTKNGHIDFFSSTPVEDISAVNDKVTSILDIETGKLDFAVLIKAFEFEKALMQEHFNENYMESDQYPKSTFKGQIDNIADVNFSNDGSYSVTVSGDLTIHGVTKPVSTRGTIDIVAGKIAANSKFTVAVADYNIEIPKLVKDNIAKNIDITVAIKYQPYNQ, translated from the coding sequence ATGAAAAATCAAGTAATTCTCGTTGCATTCTTATTAGTGTCAAGTGCTTCAATTTTTGCTCAAAGCAAATATTTTACCAAGAACGGGCACATTGATTTTTTCTCATCCACTCCGGTTGAGGATATTTCTGCGGTTAATGATAAAGTAACCAGCATATTGGATATTGAAACTGGAAAATTGGATTTTGCCGTTCTAATCAAGGCATTTGAATTTGAAAAAGCCTTGATGCAAGAACATTTCAACGAAAACTATATGGAGTCTGATCAATATCCCAAGTCAACTTTTAAAGGTCAGATTGATAATATCGCTGATGTAAATTTCAGCAATGATGGTTCTTATTCTGTAACTGTTTCGGGCGACTTAACCATTCATGGTGTAACAAAACCGGTATCAACTAGGGGAACTATTGATATTGTTGCCGGAAAAATTGCTGCCAATTCAAAATTTACCGTAGCAGTGGCTGATTATAATATCGAAATCCCAAAACTGGTCAAAGACAATATCGCAAAAAACATTGACATTACGGTTGCTATAAAATATCAACCCTATAATCAATAA
- a CDS encoding DUF4476 domain-containing protein, with product MRTGLVVVLTIFLLSCLNIKAQESVLHLQMHDKSPFSLVLNDVHFKDIRTSYTIRNVPPGVHLLKIVKPRANRKTGRIIFADYIRIPEGKEIFAYLDSDKIFRVHDAKDLYAERKSSQRPDDPYISDNRNQTITPENKQPSNQTKVETETSANTPAPGMNSAVFNQLKSEVKEQSYDDTRLSMSKNAISGENKINCAQLGELIDVFSFEAGKLELTKYAYPYLTDKDSFTGLFNRFKFESSKAELSKLGSNK from the coding sequence ATGAGAACCGGTCTTGTTGTAGTTTTAACCATTTTCCTGCTTTCCTGCTTAAATATTAAAGCACAGGAGTCTGTTTTGCATCTGCAAATGCACGATAAATCTCCTTTTAGCTTAGTGCTGAACGATGTGCATTTTAAAGACATTCGCACTTCATATACCATTAGAAATGTGCCGCCCGGCGTACATTTGTTGAAAATAGTAAAGCCCCGGGCTAACCGGAAAACAGGGCGCATCATTTTTGCCGATTATATCAGGATACCCGAAGGTAAAGAAATTTTTGCTTATCTTGATTCTGACAAAATCTTCCGGGTACATGATGCAAAAGATTTATATGCAGAGCGAAAATCTTCACAGCGTCCGGATGATCCCTATATTTCTGACAATCGCAATCAGACTATTACCCCTGAAAACAAACAGCCTTCAAACCAAACAAAAGTTGAAACTGAAACCTCAGCAAATACACCGGCACCCGGAATGAACAGTGCGGTGTTTAACCAACTTAAATCAGAGGTTAAGGAGCAATCTTATGATGACACCCGCCTCAGCATGTCAAAAAATGCGATTTCAGGTGAAAATAAAATCAATTGTGCTCAGTTGGGAGAATTGATAGATGTTTTTAGTTTTGAAGCAGGAAAACTGGAGCTGACAAAATACGCTTATCCCTATTTGACGGATAAAGACTCGTTTACCGGGCTGTTTAATCGCTTTAAATTTGAAAGCAGTAAAGCGGAACTTTCAAAATTAGGCAGTAACAAATAA
- the accC gene encoding acetyl-CoA carboxylase biotin carboxylase subunit, with amino-acid sequence MKKVLVANRGEIALRIMRSLKEMDIRTVAVYSEADRYAPHVRYADESVCIGPPPSNQSYLKGHTIIEVAKKLGVDGIHPGYGFLSENATFAQAVTDAGIIFIGPTPQAIDMMGNKLAAKAAASKYKIPMVPGADTAITDIAEAHKIAEITGFPILIKAAAGGGGKGMRVVQNQEELEEQMQRAVSEALAAFGDGSVFIEKFVTSPRHIEVQVLGDTHGNIVYLFERECSIQRRHQKVIEEAPSAIMTPELRARMGISAVNVARSCNYIGAGTVEFLVDDQMNYYFLEMNTRLQVEHPVTEMITGIDLVKEQVKIARGEPLSFSQEDLKINGHAIELRVYAEDPVNNFLPDIGALQTYIPPQGPGIRVDDGFEQGMAIPIYYDPMIAKLTVHASNRTEAIEKMKRAIQGYQIIGIENTLSFGKFVMNHEAFVSGNFDTNFVSRYFKPEFLNPQTNEKEALFAAIIATKLLEANHQTKNKHPENSLNSGQTTAKNSNWKLRRKSNR; translated from the coding sequence ATGAAGAAAGTGTTGGTTGCAAACAGAGGCGAGATTGCCTTGCGCATTATGCGGTCATTGAAAGAAATGGACATAAGAACCGTTGCCGTATATTCTGAAGCAGACCGTTATGCCCCTCATGTCAGATACGCAGACGAATCTGTTTGTATTGGGCCGCCTCCTTCCAACCAATCTTACCTAAAAGGTCATACCATTATTGAAGTTGCCAAAAAATTAGGAGTAGACGGTATTCATCCGGGGTATGGTTTTTTGTCTGAAAATGCAACATTTGCTCAGGCTGTTACCGATGCAGGAATTATTTTTATCGGCCCTACTCCACAGGCAATAGATATGATGGGCAACAAACTGGCTGCAAAAGCAGCCGCCTCTAAGTATAAAATCCCGATGGTTCCGGGAGCAGATACGGCGATAACCGATATTGCCGAAGCTCATAAAATTGCAGAAATAACCGGCTTCCCTATTTTAATCAAAGCGGCAGCAGGTGGTGGTGGAAAAGGGATGCGGGTAGTTCAAAATCAGGAGGAATTGGAAGAACAAATGCAAAGAGCGGTCAGTGAAGCATTGGCAGCATTTGGAGATGGTTCTGTGTTTATTGAAAAGTTTGTAACCTCTCCCCGACATATTGAAGTCCAGGTATTGGGCGATACCCATGGCAATATTGTTTATTTATTTGAACGTGAATGTTCCATTCAGCGGCGACATCAAAAAGTGATCGAAGAAGCGCCATCTGCAATAATGACCCCTGAACTAAGGGCTCGAATGGGTATCAGCGCAGTTAATGTTGCCCGTTCCTGTAATTACATTGGTGCCGGTACCGTTGAGTTTTTGGTGGATGATCAAATGAATTATTATTTTCTGGAAATGAACACCCGCCTTCAGGTTGAACATCCGGTTACGGAAATGATAACTGGTATTGATTTGGTAAAAGAACAGGTTAAAATAGCAAGAGGCGAGCCATTAAGTTTTAGTCAGGAAGACCTGAAAATAAACGGGCACGCAATCGAACTAAGAGTTTATGCTGAAGATCCGGTCAATAACTTTCTGCCCGATATTGGTGCTTTACAAACCTATATACCACCACAAGGTCCGGGTATTCGGGTGGACGATGGATTTGAACAGGGAATGGCTATTCCGATTTATTATGACCCTATGATTGCCAAGCTTACGGTTCATGCGTCAAATCGTACTGAAGCAATAGAAAAGATGAAACGTGCAATTCAAGGCTACCAAATTATTGGGATTGAAAATACACTTTCTTTCGGAAAGTTTGTAATGAACCATGAAGCCTTTGTTTCCGGCAATTTTGATACAAATTTTGTCAGCAGGTATTTTAAACCTGAATTTCTTAATCCTCAAACCAATGAAAAAGAGGCGCTGTTTGCTGCCATCATAGCAACCAAATTATTAGAGGCTAATCACCAAACAAAAAACAAACATCCTGAAAATAGCCTGAATTCCGGACAAACAACGGCAAAAAACAGCAATTGGAAACTTAGAAGAAAGTCGAACCGCTAA
- a CDS encoding FKBP-type peptidyl-prolyl cis-trans isomerase: MKNVVLTFIILSAVVIGCSKGGGGYTSSSSGMKYIVHTKNEGTKAKLGDFVTLHMQYATSKDSVIFSSYKNNRPLSFKFQETLFKGALNDGITQMVAGDSATMLVPVDSIYGDRIPNFTKKGDMLKYTITLLKVQTQEEYTKERDEQRMAQDETDKKLIEDYRAAKNLNMKTSASGLHYNIAKQGSGEITPEDDLIAKMKYSIKLLDGTEVESSKGNIQEMPMNRQSKGVREAISLLKKGGKGTFIIPSTLAFGDRQRGTIPANSVLLYEMEISDLVPNQSSPRGTTAQPAQLQKTISTPDTTKKTR, from the coding sequence ATGAAAAACGTTGTCCTTACATTTATAATCTTGTCGGCTGTGGTTATTGGATGTAGTAAGGGAGGGGGTGGATATACTTCTTCCTCATCAGGAATGAAATATATTGTTCATACAAAAAACGAAGGAACCAAAGCAAAACTCGGCGACTTTGTAACACTACACATGCAATATGCCACGTCAAAAGATTCAGTAATCTTTTCTTCTTATAAAAACAACCGCCCCCTTTCATTCAAATTTCAGGAAACCCTTTTCAAAGGTGCATTAAACGACGGAATAACCCAAATGGTAGCCGGTGATAGTGCGACCATGCTTGTTCCGGTTGATTCCATTTATGGTGACCGAATTCCAAATTTCACCAAAAAAGGGGATATGTTAAAATACACCATTACCTTACTCAAGGTGCAAACTCAGGAAGAATACACCAAAGAGCGGGATGAACAAAGAATGGCACAGGATGAAACCGACAAAAAATTGATTGAAGATTATAGGGCAGCCAAAAACCTTAACATGAAAACTTCAGCCTCCGGTCTTCACTATAATATTGCAAAGCAAGGTTCGGGAGAAATCACTCCTGAGGATGATTTAATAGCTAAAATGAAATATAGCATTAAATTATTAGACGGAACTGAAGTCGAATCAAGTAAAGGTAATATTCAGGAAATGCCTATGAACAGGCAGTCTAAAGGTGTCAGAGAAGCCATCTCGTTGTTGAAAAAAGGTGGAAAAGGCACATTTATCATACCTTCGACCCTTGCTTTTGGCGATCGTCAACGTGGAACCATTCCGGCAAACTCCGTTTTATTATATGAAATGGAAATCTCGGATTTAGTTCCCAACCAAAGTTCACCAAGAGGAACAACAGCACAACCTGCTCAACTCCAAAAAACAATTTCAACCCCCGACACCACCAAAAAAACAAGATAA